In a genomic window of Jeotgalibacillus aurantiacus:
- a CDS encoding diacylglycerol/lipid kinase family protein → MKTIFVLNPQAGGGKAGPAFLEVLNRYQNESVEIWVTTSAGDARKRTEAWCRLNRETEVLFAVMGGDGTMNEVFDGSSIHNEAYFTSVLAGSGNDFARYFSGVPLSETGIKRIIEWDETSTSHESIAFQANENGYAVSNLGAGFDAEVAWLANRSKLKKQLNRLSLGKLVYVVFLIRCLFTFKPFTLKAKLDGQPFSFEKVWFVTISNQPYFGGGMRIAPKADSMDGELDVTIVHGLSVIKFLTVFLSVFKGEHIRFKEVHTAKVKRIELTPSHYVRLHADGEDKGKIGPDAKLFAQVAAKTLKIADFRDGS, encoded by the coding sequence ATGAAAACGATCTTTGTTTTAAATCCACAGGCAGGTGGAGGAAAGGCGGGTCCTGCTTTTCTGGAGGTGCTTAACCGCTATCAGAATGAGTCTGTCGAAATCTGGGTGACTACATCAGCTGGAGACGCCAGGAAACGGACAGAAGCCTGGTGCCGTTTGAACCGGGAGACTGAAGTGCTTTTTGCCGTGATGGGCGGAGACGGGACGATGAATGAGGTTTTTGACGGGTCATCCATACATAACGAGGCTTACTTTACCTCTGTTCTAGCAGGATCGGGAAATGATTTTGCGAGATATTTCAGTGGGGTACCTCTTTCTGAAACGGGGATCAAGAGAATCATAGAGTGGGATGAAACGTCAACGTCCCATGAATCGATTGCATTTCAGGCTAATGAAAACGGGTATGCGGTCAGCAATCTCGGTGCGGGTTTTGATGCTGAAGTAGCCTGGCTTGCCAATCGGTCAAAGCTGAAAAAACAGCTGAACCGGCTTTCGCTAGGGAAGCTAGTCTATGTCGTATTTTTAATCCGTTGTCTGTTTACATTTAAGCCATTTACATTGAAAGCGAAACTTGATGGACAGCCTTTCTCATTTGAAAAAGTCTGGTTCGTCACGATTTCCAATCAGCCTTACTTTGGTGGAGGGATGCGGATTGCACCGAAGGCAGATTCCATGGATGGGGAGCTTGACGTGACCATTGTTCACGGTCTGTCAGTCATCAAATTTCTAACGGTGTTTTTGAGTGTTTTCAAAGGCGAACATATCCGTTTTAAAGAAGTACATACAGCAAAAGTGAAGAGAATTGAACTGACTCCCTCCCATTATGTACGTCTTCATGCAGATGGTGAGGATAAAGGGAAAATTGGACCGGATGCCAAGCTTTTCGCACAGGTGGCTGCAAAAACGTTGAAAATAGCGGATTTCAGAGATGGGTCTTGA
- a CDS encoding phosphotransferase family protein — MEHLFDQEWEIMSAGGASGEAFFARYHEQKLFLKRNSSPFLAVLSAEGIVPRLKWTKRLENGDVITAQHWLNGRELKAQEMNGPRIAKMLKKIHSSKPLTSMLRRLGKEPYAPSLMLEEVVSTLDTELTFLKPVREALDFLNRHIDDLTTENFAVCHGDVNHNNWLLSEIDELFLIDWDGAMLADPAVDVGMLLYWYVPEVEWADWMADYGEELTDEFRLRMKWYVVCQALIMLQWQKDKGRLHDVTKWMNFLQRCFQTAWVHENKK; from the coding sequence TTGGAACATCTGTTTGATCAGGAATGGGAGATTATGTCCGCTGGTGGAGCGTCGGGTGAAGCTTTTTTCGCACGCTATCACGAGCAGAAGTTATTTCTTAAGCGCAATTCATCCCCTTTTCTTGCCGTGTTATCTGCTGAAGGAATTGTTCCCCGGCTGAAATGGACAAAGAGGCTTGAAAATGGCGATGTCATTACGGCTCAGCATTGGCTAAACGGCCGTGAGTTAAAAGCGCAGGAGATGAATGGTCCCCGTATCGCAAAAATGCTGAAAAAAATTCATAGCTCCAAGCCGTTAACCTCTATGCTGCGTCGTTTAGGAAAAGAACCGTATGCCCCTTCTTTAATGCTTGAAGAGGTGGTATCCACACTGGACACGGAATTAACGTTTTTAAAGCCGGTCAGGGAAGCACTCGACTTTTTAAACCGGCACATAGATGATCTAACAACGGAGAATTTTGCTGTTTGTCACGGAGATGTCAACCACAATAACTGGCTGCTCTCTGAAATTGACGAACTGTTTTTGATTGACTGGGATGGTGCGATGCTTGCAGATCCTGCAGTCGATGTTGGAATGCTGCTATACTGGTATGTGCCCGAAGTTGAATGGGCAGATTGGATGGCTGACTACGGAGAAGAACTGACAGATGAATTCCGTCTTCGTATGAAATGGTATGTCGTATGCCAGGCCCTCATTATGCTCCAGTGGCAAAAAGATAAAGGCCGGCTTCATGACGTCACGAAATGGATGAATTTCCTACAGCGCTGTTTCCAGACAGCCTGGGTTCATGAAAATAAAAAATAG
- the trmB gene encoding tRNA (guanosine(46)-N7)-methyltransferase TrmB yields the protein MRTRNKPWAKDRLDEFPSIVPAIPQEHKGKWNAVFGNDNPIHIEVGMGKGQFITGMAVQNPDVNYIGIELSESVAVVALDKMIEADVPNVKLLTINAEILADVFEPGEVDRVYLNFSDPWPKTRHEKRRLTFKKFLDLYKTVLPENGEIHFKTDNRGLFEYSLWSFSQYGMLLKYVSLDLHKSDFEGNIMTEYEEKFSAKGQPIYRCEVQYQE from the coding sequence ATGAGAACACGTAATAAACCATGGGCAAAAGACCGTTTAGATGAATTTCCTTCTATTGTTCCGGCTATTCCTCAGGAACACAAAGGAAAATGGAATGCCGTTTTTGGTAACGACAATCCGATCCATATCGAGGTTGGTATGGGGAAAGGCCAATTCATTACAGGAATGGCCGTGCAAAATCCGGACGTCAACTATATCGGCATTGAGCTGTCTGAAAGTGTTGCGGTTGTGGCATTGGACAAAATGATTGAAGCTGATGTGCCAAACGTAAAGCTTCTGACGATCAACGCTGAAATCCTGGCTGACGTATTTGAGCCGGGTGAGGTTGACCGAGTGTATCTTAACTTTTCAGATCCATGGCCAAAAACCCGTCATGAGAAACGCCGTCTGACATTTAAGAAGTTTCTTGATTTGTATAAAACGGTGCTTCCTGAAAATGGAGAGATTCATTTTAAGACAGATAATCGCGGACTATTTGAGTATTCGCTTTGGAGTTTTTCGCAGTATGGCATGCTGCTCAAATATGTAAGTCTGGATCTTCATAAGAGTGATTTTGAGGGTAATATTATGACAGAGTATGAAGAGAAGTTTTCGGCTAAAGGTCAGCCGATTTACCGTTGTGAAGTGCAGTATCAAGAATAA
- a CDS encoding YtnP family quorum-quenching lactonase, whose translation MDSFTFGDWTLYWLDGGITNMDGGAMFGVVPKPLWSRKYPVNELNQIELVTEPLLIRTGERNLLIDSGVGYGKLDDKKKRNYGVTREAALDQSLKELGLTLEDIDTVLMTHMHFDHAGGLTGITDGHLNSVFPNADIYTSEIEWNELRNPNIRSRNTYWKENWEPVQDQVKTFEKEIEILTGIKMIHTGGHSDGHSIVVLEQQGETIVHMADLMPTHAHQNPLWVLAYDDYPMTSVFAKEHWVKKGLAEGWWFSFYHDAIYRMIKWDPSGKEVADSLKRTAFKD comes from the coding sequence TTGGATTCTTTTACTTTTGGTGATTGGACTTTGTATTGGCTTGATGGGGGTATTACAAACATGGACGGAGGTGCGATGTTTGGGGTTGTGCCAAAGCCGCTTTGGTCACGAAAATACCCGGTTAATGAGCTTAATCAGATCGAGCTTGTGACAGAGCCGTTACTGATCCGAACAGGTGAACGGAATCTGCTGATTGATTCAGGCGTCGGATACGGTAAGCTCGATGACAAGAAAAAAAGGAATTACGGGGTTACCAGGGAAGCTGCTTTGGATCAATCATTGAAGGAGCTGGGGCTTACGCTTGAGGATATTGATACGGTTTTAATGACACATATGCATTTTGATCATGCAGGCGGTTTAACCGGCATTACTGATGGTCACCTGAATTCAGTGTTCCCGAATGCGGATATTTACACATCAGAGATAGAATGGAATGAATTGAGAAATCCGAATATTAGATCACGTAATACATATTGGAAAGAAAACTGGGAGCCGGTTCAGGATCAGGTGAAAACTTTTGAAAAAGAGATAGAGATTTTGACCGGCATCAAAATGATCCATACAGGCGGACACAGTGACGGACACTCCATCGTTGTTCTTGAACAGCAGGGAGAAACCATTGTTCATATGGCTGATCTCATGCCAACCCACGCCCACCAGAACCCTTTATGGGTGCTTGCCTATGACGATTACCCAATGACCAGCGTCTTCGCTAAAGAACACTGGGTGAAAAAAGGACTGGCAGAAGGCTGGTGGTTCAGCTTCTACCACGACGCCATCTACCGCATGATCAAATGGGATCCATCAGGCAAAGAAGTAGCAGACTCCCTAAAAAGGACTGCTTTCAAGGATTAA